In Candidatus Acetothermia bacterium, a genomic segment contains:
- a CDS encoding sodium:solute symporter family protein — MWEKSLVVGGYLAVLAGIGLWARRRARRSLEDYFVASRTLSPWVLFLTMAATNFSAFTVFGFSGAGWRIGYAFYPIMAFGTGFMAISFYFIGFPVWRLGREKGLLTPPELVFDRFRSPTLRLLFLAVMAVFTLPYLAMQPMAAGYALEELLGLPYFAGAALVTAVVLFYTFLGGMRGVAWTDVVQGGMMLVLLLVALGVVAAPFGGLSAANRAAASAWPGLFSRPGLGGAFPPGIWFGYMLLWLLCDPMFPQLFQRFYAARDERALSTTMLLYPLVTGILFLLPVAIGVVGRLAFPELPSGIASDRILPLLLSRYAPPVLEALVLAAALAALMSTLDSQLLTLSSMLTRDLWEPLTKRPASPWLGKLFVVGLALAGLAIAWRPPATFLEIATEAFTGLAVLFPTVVAALYWRRATAPGAIASILVGEGLVVAYRFRLLPGFGTLPVVPIVAVASLVLVGMGLLTPPRPCAGREKGRVRWGWGLGFVLLFLLGNDFWAWGDRSPGPLGFPWWVWYFLGLGVVTALAFRLFSQGRPTAHAGLRTGSSVPGPRGPRQDGLSP, encoded by the coding sequence ATGTGGGAGAAGTCGCTCGTGGTAGGTGGGTACCTCGCGGTGCTTGCGGGGATTGGGCTTTGGGCGAGGAGGCGTGCCCGGCGCAGCCTGGAGGACTACTTCGTGGCTTCGCGTACCCTTTCCCCTTGGGTCCTGTTCCTCACCATGGCCGCCACCAACTTCAGCGCCTTCACCGTGTTCGGGTTCTCCGGGGCCGGGTGGCGGATCGGGTACGCGTTCTACCCCATCATGGCCTTTGGCACAGGGTTCATGGCCATCTCGTTCTATTTCATCGGCTTTCCGGTGTGGCGGCTGGGGAGGGAGAAGGGGCTTCTTACCCCGCCGGAGCTCGTGTTCGACCGGTTCCGGAGCCCGACCTTGCGGCTGCTCTTCCTCGCCGTGATGGCCGTCTTCACCCTGCCGTACCTTGCCATGCAGCCCATGGCCGCCGGGTACGCCCTGGAGGAGCTTTTAGGGCTCCCCTATTTTGCTGGGGCGGCCCTGGTCACCGCCGTGGTGCTCTTTTACACGTTCCTTGGGGGGATGCGGGGGGTGGCGTGGACCGACGTGGTGCAGGGGGGGATGATGCTGGTCCTGCTCCTCGTGGCCCTGGGGGTGGTGGCGGCCCCGTTTGGGGGCCTGTCGGCGGCCAACCGGGCCGCGGCCTCGGCCTGGCCAGGGCTCTTCTCCCGTCCCGGGCTGGGCGGGGCCTTCCCGCCGGGGATCTGGTTTGGGTATATGCTCCTGTGGCTGCTGTGCGACCCCATGTTCCCCCAGCTCTTCCAGCGCTTCTATGCCGCCCGGGACGAGCGGGCCCTGTCCACCACGATGCTTCTGTACCCCCTGGTCACCGGGATCCTGTTCTTGCTTCCGGTGGCGATCGGGGTGGTAGGACGGCTCGCGTTCCCTGAGCTTCCGAGTGGGATCGCCTCCGACCGGATCCTCCCCCTGCTCCTTTCCCGCTACGCCCCACCCGTCCTGGAGGCCCTGGTCCTCGCCGCGGCCCTCGCCGCCCTCATGTCCACCTTGGACTCCCAGCTCCTCACCCTTTCCTCCATGCTCACCAGGGATCTCTGGGAGCCGCTAACGAAGCGCCCTGCCTCTCCGTGGCTGGGGAAGTTGTTCGTGGTCGGGCTCGCCTTGGCGGGGTTGGCGATCGCGTGGCGGCCCCCCGCCACCTTCCTGGAGATCGCCACCGAGGCCTTCACCGGACTGGCCGTCCTCTTCCCCACGGTGGTGGCCGCCCTCTACTGGCGGCGGGCGACGGCCCCAGGGGCCATCGCCTCCATCCTGGTGGGGGAGGGGCTGGTGGTGGCCTACCGCTTCCGGTTGCTGCCGGGGTTTGGGACCCTCCCCGTGGTCCCCATCGTGGCCGTGGCGAGCCTTGTGCTCGTGGGCATGGGCCTTCTCACCCCGCCCCGCCCATGCGCCGGGCGGGAAAAGGGACGTGTCAGGTGGGGGTGGGGTCTAGGTTTCGTCCTCCTGTTCCTCTTGGGCAACGACTTCTGGGCGTGGGGGGACAGGAGCCCGGGTCCGCTTGGCTTTCCCTGGTGGGTGTGGTACTTCCTCGGGCTGGGTGTGGTCACGGCCTTGGCCTTCCGGCTCTTCTCCCAGGGCCGGCCCACTGCGCACGCCGGCCTTCGGACCGGCAGCAGCGTGCCGGGTCCGCGGGGGCCTCGTCAGGATGGGCTCAGCCCTTGA